The Acidobacteriota bacterium genome contains a region encoding:
- a CDS encoding COX15/CtaA family protein — translation MKLSRFAKYAWGVLAFNLGVILWGAYVRASSSGAGCGSHWPLCNGEIIPRTPTIKTIIEFSHRTTSGLALLLTVGLVVWAFRAFARQHPARKYAALSMFFMLMEAAVGAGLVLFEYVAENKSIARAWWMAGHLINTFLLVASLSLTAWTASMESEPEPVHRKNLNWIFWMAIFGTLVLGVSGAITALGGTLFPVASLAEGLKQDLSPTSHVLIRLRFYHPFIAAVVGSWLIVTAIAARIGNRAKSFSTALIVLVLAQLAAGLVNLLLHAPIWLQIVHLLLSDLIWISLVLLTFTAMSQAVREQIESVPRPVSQLAN, via the coding sequence ATGAAACTTTCACGGTTTGCCAAATACGCTTGGGGCGTTTTGGCGTTTAATCTGGGCGTGATTTTGTGGGGCGCTTATGTTCGCGCCAGCAGTTCAGGCGCAGGTTGCGGCAGCCACTGGCCGCTGTGCAATGGCGAAATCATTCCGCGCACGCCAACCATCAAAACCATTATCGAATTTTCGCATCGCACAACCAGCGGGTTGGCATTATTGCTGACGGTTGGATTGGTGGTATGGGCCTTTCGCGCATTTGCCAGACAACACCCGGCAAGAAAATACGCCGCGCTTTCCATGTTTTTCATGTTGATGGAAGCTGCGGTCGGAGCCGGTTTGGTGTTGTTTGAATATGTCGCCGAAAACAAATCCATTGCCCGCGCCTGGTGGATGGCCGGACATTTGATCAACACATTTCTGCTGGTGGCGAGTTTGTCGCTGACTGCCTGGACGGCTTCGATGGAATCCGAACCGGAACCGGTTCATCGCAAAAATCTGAACTGGATCTTTTGGATGGCGATTTTCGGGACGCTGGTTTTGGGCGTCAGCGGAGCCATTACCGCCTTGGGCGGGACGCTGTTTCCGGTCGCATCGTTGGCAGAAGGATTGAAACAGGATTTGTCGCCAACTTCACACGTGTTGATTCGGTTGCGGTTTTATCATCCGTTCATTGCTGCGGTGGTCGGTTCTTGGTTGATTGTCACGGCCATCGCCGCGCGCATTGGCAATCGGGCCAAGTCGTTTTCAACGGCATTGATCGTTTTGGTGCTGGCGCAACTCGCCGCCGGATTGGTCAACCTGCTGCTGCACGCGCCGATCTGGTTGCAGATCGTTCACCTGCTGTTGTCGGATTTGATCTGGATTTCGCTGGTGCTATTGACATTTACGGCGATGTCGCAAGCTGTACGCGAACAAATTGAATCGGTACCGAGGCCCGTTTCGCAACTGGCGAATTGA
- a CDS encoding hydrolase, giving the protein MPTKHPTLLDRRKAVLAVIDMQEAFRKIIGDFDQIAERIALLVQAATLLNLPAIVTEQYPKGLGHTVKEITEHLPEGSEPIEKLSFSACGVQEFDLRLRELHAEQVLLCGIEAHICVSQTAHDLLHNGYQVHLLSDAVSTRLPRNREVAINKMAKSGAIISSVEMALFELCPAGTPEFKQMQALVKQLS; this is encoded by the coding sequence ATGCCAACCAAACATCCAACGTTGCTTGACCGTCGAAAAGCCGTCTTGGCCGTCATTGATATGCAGGAAGCCTTTCGCAAAATCATCGGCGATTTCGATCAGATTGCCGAACGCATCGCCCTGCTGGTGCAAGCCGCCACGTTGCTGAACCTGCCGGCGATTGTCACCGAACAATATCCGAAAGGGCTTGGCCATACGGTAAAGGAAATCACCGAGCATTTGCCCGAAGGTTCAGAGCCAATTGAAAAGCTTTCGTTTTCTGCTTGTGGGGTACAGGAGTTCGATTTGCGATTGCGCGAACTTCACGCCGAACAAGTCCTGCTGTGCGGCATCGAAGCGCACATTTGCGTCAGCCAAACCGCGCACGATTTATTACACAATGGCTATCAAGTGCATTTGCTGAGCGATGCGGTTTCAACGCGGTTGCCGCGCAATCGCGAAGTGGCAATCAATAAGATGGCGAAATCGGGCGCGATCATTTCTTCGGTGGAAATGGCGTTGTTTGAACTGTGCCCGGCTGGAACGCCGGAGTTCAAACAAATGCAGGCGTTGGTAAAACAGCTAAGCTGA
- a CDS encoding D-glycerate dehydrogenase: MRPQVFVTRQLPAPVMNRLAEVCDVRVGTTAGELSREALLAGVRDADGLVCLLTDRIDREIIEAGTKLRVIANVAVGYNNIDVPAAQQRGVYVTNTPDVLTDATADLTWALILAVTRRIVEADAFLRAGKFGGWDFEMLLGSGLTGKTLGIVGYGRIGRAVARRAMGFGMSVVYCGRDDIAYRDDPHYNAQILSKQAAARQAATAPLTQSARADGMTARRATFHQLLELSDIVTLHVPLAMTTQHLINAAALARMKPTAYLINTARGPVVDEAALVEALQQRRIAGAGLDVFEREPEVNAPLFEMSNVVLLPHIGSATLETRTAMAMLAAENTIDALSGKKPRNLVWQ, from the coding sequence ATGCGCCCACAAGTTTTCGTCACGCGTCAGCTTCCCGCGCCAGTGATGAACCGGCTCGCCGAAGTTTGCGATGTTCGCGTTGGCACAACGGCTGGCGAGCTTTCGCGAGAAGCCTTGCTTGCTGGTGTCCGCGACGCTGATGGGCTGGTCTGTTTGTTGACGGATCGCATTGACCGCGAAATTATCGAGGCCGGAACGAAGCTGCGCGTGATTGCCAACGTCGCTGTCGGATACAACAACATTGACGTGCCAGCGGCTCAACAGCGGGGCGTTTACGTCACCAACACGCCGGACGTGTTGACCGATGCAACGGCAGATTTGACCTGGGCATTGATTCTGGCGGTCACGCGCCGAATCGTTGAGGCTGACGCGTTTTTGCGCGCGGGCAAATTTGGCGGTTGGGATTTCGAAATGCTGCTCGGTTCGGGACTGACTGGGAAAACTTTGGGGATTGTTGGCTACGGCAGAATCGGGCGAGCCGTTGCGAGAAGAGCGATGGGGTTCGGGATGTCTGTCGTCTATTGCGGGCGTGACGATATTGCTTATCGAGATGATCCTCACTACAACGCGCAAATTCTGAGCAAGCAAGCCGCAGCACGGCAGGCGGCGACTGCGCCGCTTACGCAAAGCGCCAGAGCAGATGGAATGACCGCGCGACGGGCAACGTTTCATCAACTGTTGGAACTATCCGACATTGTAACGCTGCACGTTCCGCTGGCGATGACAACACAGCATCTGATCAATGCGGCTGCCTTGGCGCGGATGAAGCCGACAGCATATTTGATCAATACCGCGCGCGGGCCTGTGGTTGATGAAGCTGCGCTGGTCGAAGCCCTGCAGCAGCGAAGAATTGCCGGAGCCGGATTGGATGTATTTGAGCGGGAGCCGGAAGTGAATGCTCCGCTGTTTGAAATGTCGAACGTCGTGTTGCTGCCACACATTGGCAGCGCGACGCTGGAAACCCGAACGGCAATGGCAATGCTCGCGGCGGAAAACACGATTGACGCGCTCAGCGGCAAAAAGCCTCGCAATCTGGTCTGGCAATAA
- a CDS encoding TIM barrel protein produces MAKLSAFPKAFMDDLCLTRTMSLFDWIDLASTLDVDGIEMYPGFFASFEPEYVAKIKQHADSKGLEIPMMCCSPDFTQHDAAEREKELEKERFWIDLTAQLGGSFCRVLSGQRREDVSREDGIRYTVESIKAVIPYAAERNIVLNMENHYKDGYWKFPEFAQHLDVFLDVVNQIDSPWFGVNFDPSNSIICGEDPLDVLAAVKHRVVTMHASDRYLISGTIEDLKSQDGSMGYAKNLKHGVIGKGLNDYDKIFSTLKAEGFNGWISIEDGENGMEELRESVAFLRRKMAEHFGS; encoded by the coding sequence ATGGCAAAACTGAGCGCTTTTCCGAAAGCATTTATGGATGATTTGTGCCTGACGCGCACAATGTCTTTATTCGATTGGATTGATTTGGCCTCAACGCTGGACGTGGACGGCATTGAGATGTATCCGGGCTTTTTCGCCAGCTTCGAGCCGGAGTATGTGGCGAAGATCAAACAGCATGCCGATTCAAAAGGCTTGGAGATTCCGATGATGTGCTGTTCGCCGGATTTCACCCAGCACGATGCCGCGGAACGCGAAAAGGAACTGGAAAAAGAGCGGTTCTGGATTGACCTGACAGCGCAACTCGGCGGCAGTTTTTGCCGCGTGCTGTCGGGCCAACGCCGCGAAGACGTTTCGCGCGAAGATGGCATTCGCTACACGGTCGAATCCATCAAAGCTGTGATTCCTTACGCGGCGGAACGCAACATCGTTCTGAACATGGAAAACCATTACAAAGACGGGTACTGGAAATTTCCGGAATTCGCTCAACATCTGGATGTGTTCCTAGATGTCGTCAACCAGATTGATTCGCCGTGGTTTGGTGTGAACTTCGATCCGTCGAATTCGATCATCTGCGGCGAAGATCCGCTGGATGTGTTGGCCGCCGTTAAACATCGCGTCGTCACGATGCACGCGTCAGATCGGTATTTGATCAGCGGCACGATTGAAGATTTGAAATCACAAGACGGTTCGATGGGATACGCCAAGAACCTGAAACACGGTGTCATCGGCAAAGGTTTGAACGATTACGACAAGATTTTCTCCACGCTGAAAGCCGAAGGCTTCAATGGATGGATTTCCATCGAAGACGGCGAAAACGGCATGGAAGAATTGCGCGAATCCGTGGCGTTTTTGCGTCGCAAAATGGCTGAACATTTCGGTTCCTGA
- a CDS encoding metallophosphoesterase has protein sequence MKLCYIGILITLISLGSFAGAQTPQTTPTPLSDDVQVRPIKAPRNPLPAEAASAGVTKFSFIVYGDTRGRRDGLELQYEHSMVVNSAVQTIKKLEKTEHPVRFVLQTGDGVANGRIGRQWNVSYVDLINRLTQDGGVPYFLAPGNHDLSSAAVQDDPQRQIGLKNFYAANAELIPPNGSPRRLTDYPVFSFGYGNMFVIAMDSNIAGDEKQFEWVKAQLEGLDRNRFQHVVVYFHHPILSSGPHGGARVEPQTVILRQRYMPLFRKHHVRLLFVGHDHMFEHWVERYEDASGKHRLDHILTGGGGAPLYAYAGDPDTREYIKAGAAEKVTLDRIAKPAYEPGMGAYHYVLVTVDGDKINVEVIGLDWGRDFQPYRSNKANLNDQER, from the coding sequence ATGAAGCTCTGTTACATAGGAATACTGATCACACTAATTTCTCTTGGGTCATTTGCCGGCGCGCAAACCCCACAGACGACACCTACGCCTCTATCCGATGATGTGCAGGTTCGCCCCATCAAAGCTCCACGCAATCCGTTGCCTGCGGAGGCGGCTTCGGCAGGCGTGACGAAGTTTTCCTTCATCGTGTATGGCGACACGCGCGGACGGCGCGATGGGCTGGAATTGCAGTACGAACATTCGATGGTCGTCAATTCGGCGGTTCAAACGATCAAGAAGTTGGAAAAGACCGAGCATCCGGTTCGCTTCGTGCTGCAAACCGGCGATGGCGTCGCCAATGGCCGCATCGGGCGGCAATGGAATGTCAGTTACGTGGATTTGATCAACCGCCTGACGCAGGACGGCGGTGTGCCGTATTTTCTGGCTCCGGGCAATCACGACCTGAGTAGCGCGGCCGTGCAGGATGATCCGCAGCGGCAAATTGGCCTGAAGAACTTTTACGCGGCCAATGCGGAATTGATTCCGCCGAACGGTTCGCCACGTCGGCTGACGGATTACCCTGTGTTTTCATTCGGCTACGGCAATATGTTCGTCATTGCGATGGATTCCAACATCGCCGGAGACGAAAAACAGTTCGAATGGGTCAAAGCGCAACTGGAAGGGTTGGATCGCAACCGCTTTCAGCACGTCGTCGTTTATTTCCATCATCCGATTCTTTCTTCCGGCCCGCACGGAGGCGCAAGGGTGGAACCGCAAACGGTAATTCTTCGGCAACGATATATGCCACTCTTCCGCAAACACCACGTCCGGTTGCTTTTCGTGGGCCACGACCACATGTTTGAACACTGGGTGGAACGCTACGAAGACGCAAGCGGCAAACACCGACTGGATCACATTTTGACCGGCGGAGGCGGCGCGCCGCTTTACGCATACGCTGGCGACCCGGACACGCGCGAATATATCAAAGCCGGAGCGGCGGAAAAGGTCACGCTCGACCGCATTGCCAAACCGGCTTATGAACCTGGCATGGGCGCTTATCATTACGTGCTGGTGACAGTGGATGGTGACAAGATCAATGTGGAAGTCATTGGCCTGGATTGGGGACGCGACTTTCAACCCTATCGCAGTAATAAAGCAAATTTGAATGATCAAGAAAGGTAA
- a CDS encoding DUF5615 family PIN-like protein, translating into MKLLFDQNLSRKLVKTLAGLFPDSLHVKDLGMDQTDDRLIWEYAKQHNFVIISKDTDFYQQSLLVGPPPKVIWFRRGNCSTKHVELILRNQVGRIEEFCVDVQAGCLILF; encoded by the coding sequence TTGAAACTTCTATTCGATCAAAACTTGTCCCGCAAACTGGTAAAGACGCTAGCCGGTCTTTTCCCCGACTCACTGCATGTGAAAGATTTGGGGATGGATCAGACGGATGATCGTTTGATCTGGGAATACGCCAAGCAACACAACTTCGTTATTATTTCGAAAGATACAGATTTCTATCAGCAGTCTCTTTTGGTTGGGCCGCCGCCAAAAGTGATCTGGTTTAGGCGCGGCAATTGTTCAACGAAACACGTCGAACTGATCTTAAGGAATCAGGTTGGTCGGATAGAAGAGTTTTGTGTTGACGTCCAGGCGGGTTGTCTAATTCTATTCTGA
- a CDS encoding DUF433 domain-containing protein: MSYQDIITIEPGKRSGKPCIRGMRITVYDVLDYLASGMSIEEVIDDFPELTREDILACLAFAADQGRKVMSIPA; this comes from the coding sequence ATGAGTTATCAAGACATTATCACCATCGAACCCGGCAAACGCAGCGGCAAACCCTGTATTCGCGGAATGCGAATCACGGTTTATGACGTGCTTGATTACCTGGCTTCGGGAATGTCAATTGAAGAGGTTATTGATGACTTCCCTGAGCTAACGCGCGAAGACATTCTGGCTTGCCTGGCTTTTGCCGCTGACCAAGGGCGTAAGGTAATGAGCATTCCTGCTTGA
- a CDS encoding zinc-binding dehydrogenase: protein MRNSMTAVVQYDLKPGSVEVREVAIPEIGEDEVLLSVGAVSVCGSDVHQYHASQSWPVNVPVILGHEFGGVAAKVGKRVKTIKEGDRVVSETASYICGQCMMCRTGAYNLCPQRKGFGYGINGAMAGFVRVPERTLHHIPDSLSFEKAALTEPCCVGYNCVIEKSNVRPGDTVVVLGPGPIGLLCAEMARLSGAGNLIVAGMASDASRLEAAKELGATHTVNLQETDLKEMVMSLGDGLGAHLVVDAAGASAALKTALDIVRPAGQITKVGWGPQPLGFSLDPLVQKAVRLQGSFSHTFQNWEMVVSMLASGQINLKPIISRVAFLEDWKDCFDGMHDGKYVKAVLQPKA, encoded by the coding sequence ATGAGAAATTCCATGACAGCGGTCGTGCAATACGACCTGAAACCTGGTTCGGTCGAAGTCCGCGAGGTCGCGATTCCTGAAATCGGCGAAGACGAAGTGCTGTTGTCCGTTGGCGCGGTCAGCGTCTGCGGCAGCGATGTGCATCAGTATCACGCTTCACAAAGCTGGCCGGTGAACGTTCCGGTCATTTTGGGCCACGAATTTGGCGGCGTAGCGGCAAAAGTCGGCAAGCGTGTCAAAACTATCAAAGAAGGCGACCGCGTGGTTTCCGAAACCGCCTCGTACATTTGCGGCCAATGCATGATGTGCCGCACGGGCGCTTACAACCTCTGCCCGCAACGCAAAGGCTTTGGGTACGGCATCAATGGCGCGATGGCCGGGTTTGTTCGCGTCCCCGAACGCACGCTGCACCACATCCCGGACAGCTTGTCGTTTGAAAAAGCCGCGCTGACCGAACCTTGCTGCGTTGGATACAATTGCGTCATCGAAAAGAGCAATGTCAGACCCGGCGACACGGTGGTCGTGTTGGGGCCGGGGCCGATTGGCTTGCTGTGTGCGGAAATGGCCCGCCTGTCCGGAGCAGGAAATCTGATCGTCGCCGGGATGGCCAGCGATGCTTCGCGCCTGGAAGCGGCCAAAGAACTGGGCGCAACCCATACCGTCAATTTGCAGGAAACCGATCTGAAAGAGATGGTGATGAGCCTGGGCGATGGACTCGGCGCGCATCTGGTCGTGGATGCCGCCGGAGCTTCCGCTGCGCTGAAAACGGCGCTCGATATCGTTCGCCCGGCAGGCCAAATCACCAAAGTCGGCTGGGGGCCGCAACCGCTGGGCTTTTCGCTCGATCCGCTGGTGCAGAAAGCCGTTCGCTTGCAAGGCAGTTTCAGCCACACGTTTCAAAACTGGGAGATGGTGGTTTCGATGCTGGCTTCGGGGCAAATCAATCTGAAACCGATCATCAGCCGCGTCGCGTTTTTGGAAGACTGGAAAGACTGTTTCGACGGCATGCACGATGGCAAGTATGTAAAAGCTGTCTTGCAGCCAAAGGCGTGA
- a CDS encoding orotidine 5'-phosphate decarboxylase yields the protein MQPIVQISLDLTDIKEAIETARIAVEAGVDWLEAGTPLILAEGLHGVRALRAEFPKHPIVADLKTMDGGYLEAEMMAKAGATHVVVMARAHAETIKCVVKAGRDFGAKVMGDNMVCDDKAAASKWMQDLGVDYIVHHTGFDERNGIFADTGKMLSPLDDLKAVVEAVTIPVQAVGGLSIEQAISMPKHGAPLVVIGAPLAIDAHSFSTTSGDLKGILSEIVRRIRQ from the coding sequence ATGCAACCAATCGTACAAATTTCTCTCGATCTGACCGATATCAAAGAAGCAATTGAAACCGCACGCATCGCTGTTGAAGCTGGTGTGGACTGGCTGGAAGCTGGAACGCCGCTAATTCTGGCAGAAGGGCTGCATGGCGTTCGTGCACTACGCGCAGAATTTCCCAAACACCCAATCGTTGCCGACCTGAAAACAATGGACGGCGGATACCTGGAAGCCGAAATGATGGCCAAAGCCGGGGCGACGCACGTCGTTGTCATGGCGCGCGCGCACGCCGAAACCATCAAATGCGTCGTCAAAGCCGGACGCGATTTTGGCGCGAAAGTGATGGGCGACAATATGGTTTGCGACGACAAAGCCGCCGCCTCGAAATGGATGCAGGATCTGGGCGTGGATTACATCGTGCACCATACGGGTTTTGACGAACGCAACGGCATTTTCGCCGACACAGGCAAAATGCTCAGCCCGCTGGATGACCTGAAAGCCGTTGTCGAAGCCGTCACCATTCCCGTCCAAGCCGTCGGCGGACTTTCCATCGAACAGGCCATCAGCATGCCGAAACACGGCGCGCCGCTCGTGGTAATTGGCGCTCCGCTGGCGATTGACGCGCATTCATTCAGCACCACCAGCGGCGACCTAAAAGGCATCTTGAGCGAAATCGTAAGGAGAATCAGACAATGA
- a CDS encoding GMC family oxidoreductase encodes MAQQPVYDAIVVGSGATGGWAAKELTEKGMRVIMLEAGRKLDPAKDYKMLAWPYDLKHRNLIPQTELFKERQPTQSKCYACDEYGHHFFVDDKENPYTTAEGKPFDWIRGRQVGGRTLMWGRQSYRLSDYEFKAASRDGYGDDWPISHDELAPYYERVERFVGISGSKEGLPQLPDSVFLPPMALTCGERLLKKAVEARWKERKVIIGRVAMLTQAHNGRPTCHYCGHCERGCDTHSYFSTPGSTLPAAMKTGKLTLRPDAVASNIIVDPKTGKAKGVAFVDRLTKQAQEVFAKVVIVCASTIESARLLLNSATRQHPNGLGNSSDALGRYLMDHTYGVSVGGVVTKVAKYPYAYDDGRNNGVYIPKFRNVFDKHPKFIRGYGVQAAAQKGMFPTHLRSLPGFGQQMKQQIRSTPDAPNFWMGAFGEMLPRKENRVTINKAVKDAWGIPVAHIECTHSDNEREMVKDQIETLREMATTAGWDVQWANPYPAAPGLCIHEVGTARMGNDPKTSVLNKFNQSWDVKNLFVTDGSAFVSMGCQNPTLTMMALTVRACDYITEELKKGNL; translated from the coding sequence ATGGCTCAACAACCTGTCTACGATGCAATCGTGGTTGGCTCAGGCGCGACCGGCGGCTGGGCGGCAAAAGAACTGACCGAAAAAGGGATGCGCGTGATCATGCTCGAAGCCGGACGCAAGCTCGATCCCGCGAAAGATTACAAGATGTTGGCCTGGCCCTACGACCTGAAACACCGCAACCTGATTCCGCAAACCGAGCTTTTCAAAGAGCGCCAGCCAACCCAATCGAAATGTTACGCCTGCGATGAATATGGCCATCATTTTTTTGTAGATGACAAAGAAAATCCGTACACCACGGCTGAGGGCAAACCATTCGACTGGATTCGCGGACGTCAGGTCGGGGGACGCACTTTGATGTGGGGACGCCAGTCTTACCGGCTCAGCGATTACGAATTCAAAGCCGCCAGCCGCGACGGGTACGGCGACGATTGGCCGATCAGCCACGATGAATTGGCGCCGTATTACGAACGCGTCGAACGGTTTGTTGGTATCAGTGGATCGAAAGAAGGCTTGCCACAGCTTCCCGATTCCGTGTTTCTGCCGCCGATGGCGCTGACCTGCGGCGAACGGTTGCTCAAAAAAGCAGTTGAAGCTCGTTGGAAGGAACGTAAAGTCATCATTGGCCGCGTGGCAATGCTGACGCAGGCTCACAATGGACGACCTACTTGCCATTATTGCGGACATTGCGAACGAGGATGCGACACGCATTCGTATTTCAGCACGCCGGGTTCGACGCTTCCAGCGGCGATGAAGACCGGCAAGCTGACTTTGCGACCGGACGCCGTTGCCAGCAACATCATCGTTGATCCGAAAACCGGCAAAGCAAAAGGCGTCGCCTTTGTGGATCGTTTGACCAAACAAGCGCAGGAAGTGTTTGCCAAGGTGGTCATTGTTTGCGCTTCGACCATTGAATCGGCGCGGCTGCTGCTCAATTCCGCAACGCGCCAACATCCAAACGGATTGGGCAATTCGTCGGATGCGCTGGGGCGATATCTGATGGATCACACTTATGGCGTGAGTGTCGGCGGCGTTGTGACGAAGGTGGCGAAATATCCATATGCCTACGACGACGGGCGCAACAATGGCGTGTACATCCCAAAGTTTCGTAACGTTTTCGATAAACATCCAAAATTCATTCGCGGTTATGGAGTTCAGGCTGCGGCGCAAAAAGGCATGTTTCCAACGCACTTAAGGAGCTTGCCCGGCTTCGGCCAGCAAATGAAACAGCAAATTCGTTCAACTCCGGACGCACCGAATTTCTGGATGGGCGCATTTGGGGAAATGCTGCCGCGCAAGGAAAACCGCGTGACGATCAACAAGGCTGTCAAAGACGCCTGGGGAATTCCTGTCGCGCACATTGAATGCACGCACAGCGACAATGAACGCGAAATGGTCAAAGACCAGATTGAAACTCTGCGCGAAATGGCGACCACCGCCGGTTGGGACGTTCAATGGGCGAATCCGTATCCGGCTGCGCCGGGGCTGTGCATACACGAAGTCGGCACCGCCCGAATGGGCAACGATCCGAAAACGTCCGTGCTGAACAAATTCAATCAAAGCTGGGACGTCAAGAATTTATTTGTTACTGACGGCTCGGCTTTTGTTTCGATGGGCTGTCAAAACCCTACGTTGACAATGATGGCACTCACCGTCCGCGCTTGCGATTACATCACCGAAGAACTCAAGAAAGGCAATTTATAA
- a CDS encoding VTT domain-containing protein — protein MKTFLFSIGSALKSLQATLFGLGALGILAIGFIDAASIPLPGGPDVVVMALSHANHTMMPVYVIAAVLGSTAGSLVLYFAALKGGQAVLRKFSPEKRARVEDLLDRYDILAMLLASVLPPPFPFKLFVLSAGAFKMQLWRFVAALVAGRGFRFLLEGWLAVKYGEQATDIFKHHYPKIGLGIAAAIIVIYLFNNLLRRRREATS, from the coding sequence ATGAAAACTTTTCTTTTTAGTATCGGCAGCGCGTTGAAATCGCTGCAGGCGACCTTGTTTGGTTTGGGAGCGTTGGGGATTTTGGCGATAGGCTTTATTGACGCGGCATCCATTCCATTGCCCGGCGGGCCGGATGTTGTCGTGATGGCGCTTTCGCACGCCAACCACACGATGATGCCGGTGTACGTCATTGCGGCGGTGCTTGGTTCGACCGCAGGTTCTTTGGTTCTTTACTTTGCCGCGCTCAAAGGCGGCCAGGCGGTGCTGAGAAAATTCAGTCCCGAAAAACGCGCGCGCGTTGAAGATTTGCTGGATCGGTACGACATTCTGGCCATGCTCTTGGCTTCGGTTTTGCCGCCGCCGTTTCCTTTCAAACTATTTGTGTTGAGCGCGGGCGCTTTCAAAATGCAACTTTGGCGCTTTGTCGCCGCGTTGGTCGCCGGTCGTGGATTCCGCTTTTTGCTGGAAGGCTGGCTGGCCGTGAAATATGGCGAACAGGCCACAGACATCTTCAAACATCATTATCCCAAAATCGGATTAGGCATTGCCGCTGCAATCATTGTGATTTACCTGTTCAACAATCTGCTTCGCCGTCGGCGCGAAGCAACGAGTTAA
- a CDS encoding VTT domain-containing protein, which translates to MDWLKSWLLEISRQVVLASTYLAAPLMILVGALDSSLLSLPEVNDYITVTRIAHNPSEVYYFPLFPAIGSVIGCLLLYRIARSGEQFISKRFHPKHLDRVQALYRKWGLFALVIPALLPPPIPFKIFVVAAGALNYPPMRFALAIMIARTMRYYFWGILAYFYREEVKRMLGWLEHHFFTTLGVMAGLMALVVFFRLLFAKQQSQSPETQASYSD; encoded by the coding sequence GTGGATTGGCTGAAATCATGGCTACTGGAAATTTCCCGCCAAGTCGTACTCGCTTCGACATACCTTGCCGCACCTTTAATGATACTGGTCGGAGCGCTGGATTCGTCCTTGTTGTCACTGCCCGAAGTTAATGATTACATCACGGTCACACGCATTGCACACAATCCGAGTGAAGTTTATTATTTCCCACTCTTTCCGGCGATTGGCTCAGTGATTGGCTGTTTGTTGCTGTATCGCATAGCCAGAAGCGGAGAGCAGTTCATCTCCAAACGGTTCCATCCCAAACATCTGGATCGCGTCCAAGCGTTGTATCGCAAATGGGGATTGTTTGCGCTGGTCATTCCGGCGCTATTGCCTCCGCCGATACCGTTCAAGATTTTTGTGGTTGCGGCGGGAGCGTTGAACTATCCGCCAATGCGGTTTGCATTGGCAATTATGATCGCGCGCACGATGCGATATTACTTTTGGGGAATTCTGGCGTACTTTTACCGCGAAGAGGTGAAGAGAATGCTCGGTTGGTTGGAACATCATTTTTTCACTACCCTTGGAGTAATGGCCGGACTCATGGCGTTGGTTGTGTTTTTCCGCCTGCTGTTTGCAAAACAACAAAGCCAGTCGCCTGAAACGCAGGCTTCTTATTCGGACTAA